A genomic region of Gemmata massiliana contains the following coding sequences:
- a CDS encoding gamma-glutamyl-gamma-aminobutyrate hydrolase family protein — translation MPPRAKEKEPAAPPVRPLIAVNTDFIAPKNGVPFAKLNVGYIDAILTAGGLPVVLPPLRKDNLADIDALLDQCAGIVLTGGADMDPRRNGQPLTAVVNPMPGRREDSDRYLLAKIFERKIPVLGIGVGMQQLNVFAGGTLHMHLPADNPKALPHFDQTGAPHRHMVLIEENTRLDDIYGTQELRVNSTHHQAINQMGKRMRVAAKAPDGVIEAIESTDPNWFCVGVQWHPEADTASALDVQIFECFVQAAVRNSDVALAAA, via the coding sequence ATGCCCCCTCGCGCCAAAGAGAAAGAACCCGCCGCGCCGCCCGTTCGTCCGTTGATCGCGGTCAACACCGATTTCATCGCCCCCAAGAACGGCGTCCCGTTCGCCAAACTCAACGTCGGCTACATCGACGCGATCTTGACAGCCGGCGGCCTGCCGGTCGTGCTGCCGCCGCTCCGCAAGGACAACCTCGCGGACATCGACGCGCTACTCGACCAGTGCGCGGGCATCGTGCTGACCGGCGGGGCGGACATGGACCCGCGCCGCAACGGGCAGCCGCTCACGGCCGTCGTGAACCCGATGCCGGGCCGCCGCGAGGACTCGGATCGCTACCTGCTCGCCAAGATCTTCGAGCGCAAGATTCCCGTGCTCGGGATCGGCGTCGGGATGCAGCAGTTGAACGTGTTCGCCGGGGGCACGCTGCACATGCACCTGCCCGCGGACAACCCGAAGGCGCTGCCGCACTTCGACCAGACCGGCGCCCCGCACCGGCACATGGTCCTCATCGAAGAAAACACCCGCCTCGACGACATTTACGGCACCCAGGAACTGCGGGTGAACAGCACGCACCACCAGGCCATCAACCAGATGGGCAAGCGGATGCGCGTCGCGGCGAAGGCGCCGGACGGTGTGATCGAGGCCATCGAATCGACCGACCCGAACTGGTTCTGCGTCGGCGTGCAGTGGCACCCGGAAGCGGACACTGCCAGCGCGCTGGACGTGCAAATCTTCGAGTGCTTCGTCCAGGCCGCGGTGCGGAACTCGGACGTGGCTCTCGCGGCCGCGTAG
- the glnA gene encoding type I glutamate--ammonia ligase, which produces MSHARTPREVLAFIREREVKAVDFRFMDFPGLWKHFTVPAEVLDENAFEDGIGFDGSSIRGWVAINESDMLLMPQPDTLFIDPFCKDVTLAMLCNIQDPLTKEDYSRDPRNVARKAVNYMKSTGVADAAMFGPSLEFFVFDDVKFDQTPHSAFYYVDSGEGQWNTGRDERPNLGYKVPYKQGYFPCPPQDSLHDLRSEMMLAMMQCGMTVESHHHEKAGGGQCAINVRYDDLVAMADNVLKYKYIVKNVARRHNKAATFMPKPLFEDYGSGMHVHVSLWKDKGGDRVNLFSGSDYSGLSDVAMYALGGLLKHAPALCAITNPTTNSYKRLVPGYEAPVNLAYSQRNRSAAIRIPVYSSRAKSKRLEFRIPDGAANPYLAFAAMLMAMLDGIRNKTHPGDPLDKDIYDMPAEQLKNVPKTPGTLVEALNALEKDHEFLLHGSVFTEDVIETWIDYKRKAEVSAIRVRPHPYEFALYFDS; this is translated from the coding sequence ATGTCTCACGCACGCACTCCCCGCGAAGTTCTGGCGTTCATTCGTGAGCGCGAGGTCAAGGCCGTCGACTTCCGGTTCATGGACTTCCCCGGCTTGTGGAAGCACTTCACCGTTCCGGCCGAGGTGCTCGACGAGAACGCATTCGAGGACGGCATCGGGTTCGACGGGTCCAGCATCCGCGGGTGGGTCGCGATCAACGAGTCCGACATGCTGCTCATGCCGCAGCCGGACACGCTGTTCATTGACCCGTTCTGCAAAGACGTCACGCTCGCGATGCTGTGCAACATCCAAGACCCGCTCACGAAGGAGGACTACTCGCGCGACCCGCGGAACGTGGCGCGCAAGGCCGTCAACTACATGAAGTCCACCGGGGTCGCGGACGCGGCGATGTTCGGGCCGTCCCTGGAGTTCTTCGTTTTCGACGACGTGAAATTCGACCAGACCCCGCACTCCGCGTTCTACTACGTCGACTCGGGTGAGGGGCAGTGGAACACGGGCCGCGACGAGCGCCCGAACCTTGGGTACAAGGTACCGTACAAGCAGGGGTACTTCCCGTGCCCGCCGCAGGACTCGTTACACGACCTGCGGAGCGAGATGATGCTCGCGATGATGCAGTGCGGGATGACCGTGGAGAGCCACCACCACGAGAAGGCCGGCGGCGGCCAGTGCGCGATCAACGTGCGGTACGACGACCTCGTCGCGATGGCCGACAACGTGCTGAAGTACAAGTACATCGTGAAGAACGTGGCGCGCCGGCACAACAAGGCCGCGACGTTCATGCCCAAGCCACTGTTCGAGGACTACGGCAGCGGGATGCACGTCCACGTGTCGCTGTGGAAGGACAAGGGCGGGGACCGCGTGAATTTGTTCTCGGGTAGCGACTACTCCGGGTTGTCGGACGTCGCGATGTACGCACTCGGCGGGCTACTGAAACACGCGCCAGCGCTCTGCGCGATCACCAACCCCACCACGAACAGCTACAAGCGTCTGGTGCCGGGCTACGAGGCACCCGTGAACCTCGCGTACAGCCAGCGGAACCGGTCGGCCGCGATCCGTATCCCGGTGTACTCGTCCCGCGCGAAGTCGAAGCGGCTGGAGTTCCGCATCCCCGACGGGGCGGCCAACCCGTACCTCGCGTTCGCCGCAATGCTCATGGCGATGCTCGACGGCATCCGCAACAAGACGCACCCCGGCGACCCGCTCGACAAGGACATCTACGACATGCCGGCGGAGCAGCTCAAGAACGTACCGAAGACGCCCGGGACGCTCGTGGAGGCGCTCAACGCACTGGAGAAGGACCACGAGTTTCTGCTGCACGGCAGCGTCTTCACCGAGGACGTGATCGAGACGTGGATCGACTACAAGCGGAAGGCCGAGGTCTCCGCGATCCGCGTGCGCCCGCACCCCTACGAGTTCGCGCTGTACTTCGACTCGTGA